A genomic window from Osmia bicornis bicornis chromosome 4, iOsmBic2.1, whole genome shotgun sequence includes:
- the LOC114881550 gene encoding neurobeachin-like isoform X2, whose translation MADMKSPPFSDIKRPEEVVAMAMNDGLKFAVLIGLIEVGQVSNREVVNTVLHLVRI comes from the coding sequence ATGGCGGACATGAAAAGTCCACCGTTCAGTGACATTAAACGGCCCGAGGAGGTGGTGGCGATGGCGATGAACGACGGCCTGAAATTCGCCGTGCTGATCGGGCTGATCGAAGTGGGACAGGTGTCGAATCGGGAAGTTGTCAACACCGTGCTTCATCTG
- the LOC114881550 gene encoding neurobeachin-like isoform X3 encodes MADMKSPPFSDIKRPEEVVAMAMNDGLKFAVLIGLIEVGQVSNREVVNTVLHLVS; translated from the coding sequence ATGGCGGACATGAAAAGTCCACCGTTCAGTGACATTAAACGGCCCGAGGAGGTGGTGGCGATGGCGATGAACGACGGCCTGAAATTCGCCGTGCTGATCGGGCTGATCGAAGTGGGACAGGTGTCGAATCGGGAAGTTGTCAACACCGTGCTTCATCTG
- the LOC114881443 gene encoding septin-2: MASVEVERAKLESSIRNLKLSGHVGFDSLPDQLVNKSVQNGFVFNILCIGETGLGKSTLMDSLFNTSFESTQSPHNLPSVKLKAHTYELQESNVRLKLTIVDTVGYGDQINKEDSFKAVVDYIDAQFEAYLQEELKIKRCLAAYHDSRIHVCLYFICPTGHGLKSIDLVCMKKLDTKVNIIPIIAKADTISKTELQKFKSKIISELQNNGVHIYQFPTDDESVAEVNTSMNAHVPFAVVGSTDFVKVGNKMMRSRQYPWGTVQVENESHCDFVKLREMLIRTNMEDMREKTHCRHYELYRKKRLEQMGFSDVDSENKPVSFQQTCEAKRSIHLQELQQKEDEMRQMFVVRVKEKEAELKEAEKELHNKFDKLKKDHTEEKKKLEESRKKLEDDILEFNRRKTQFAQQPQHHTLTLGKSKKK, encoded by the exons ATGGCGTCGGTGGAAGTTGAACGTGCCAAG TTGGAATCTAGCATACGTAATTTAAAATTGTCTGGTCATGTTGGATTCGACAGTCTTCCAGATCAGTTGGTGAATAAATCTGTCCAAAATGgatttgtatttaatattctctGCATTG GTGAAACTGGACTTGGAAAATCCACTCTTATGGATTCCTTGTTTAATACAAGCTTTGAATCCACTCAGAGCCCACATAATCTTCCTTCTGTGAAGCTTAAAGCCCATACTTATGAACTACAAGAGAGCAATGTGAGGCTAAAGCTTACCATTGTTGATACTGTTGGATATGGAGATCAAATTAATAAGGAGGATAGCTTTAAAGCTGTTGTCGATTACATAGATGCACAATTTGAGGCATATTTACAAGAAGAACTGAAGATAAAGCGTTGTCTAGCAGCTTATCACGATAGCCGTATCCATGTGTGCCTATATTTTATTTGTCCAACTGGTCATGG GTTGAAGTCAATTGATCTTGTATGTATGAAAAAGCTTGACACAAAAGTTAACATAATTCCAATTATTGCTAAGGCTGATACAATATCAAAAACGGAGTTACAAAAATTCAAG AGTAAAATTATATCTGAACTGCAAAATAATGGAGTTCACATTTATCAATTTCCCACTGATGATGAAAGTGTGGCAGAAGTAAATACTAGTATGAATGCTCATGTACCTTTTGCAGTAGTTGGCAGCACCGATTTTGTTAAAGTTGGGAACAAAATGATGCGTTCTCGTCAATATCCATGGGGAACAGTGCAAG TGGAAAATGAATCTCACTGCGATTTCGTTAAATTGCGCGAAATGCTGATCAGAACAAATATGGAGGATATGAGAGAAAAAACGCACTGTCGCCATTATGAACTTTATCGTAAAAAGAGATTGGAACAG ATGGGATTTAGCGATGTTGATAGTGAAAACAAACCGGTTAGCTTCCAGCAAACCTGTGAAGCAAAGAGATCCATTCACTTGCAAGAACTCCAACAAAAGGAAGATGAAATGCGACAAATGTTCGTAGTACgggtaaaagaaaaagaggctGAATTAAAGGAAGCAGAAAAAGAA cTGCATAATAAGTTTGATAAGCTGAAAAAGGATCATacggaagagaagaagaagttGGAAGAAAGTAGAAAGAAACTCGAGGACGATATCCTAGAATTTAATAGACGAAAAACTCAGTTCGCTCAGCAACCCCAACACCATACCTTGACACTTGGAAAGAGCAAGAAAAAATAA